A region of the Anolis carolinensis isolate JA03-04 chromosome 1, rAnoCar3.1.pri, whole genome shotgun sequence genome:
TGCCAGTACTGATGGATCTGAATTTTGATACTTATTAAGTCAGCTCATAGTGTTGATTCACAGCAATGACAGATAGCATGCTTATATAGAAACAAAAGAGCAATGGCTGGGAAAAAATAGATCTGAAGCACCCAATACATCAAGCAATGATAATGTACAGTATTGCAGTTGTAAATTAAGAGGATGTCAATTCTCAATCCACCATCCTGTTACCATCTAACACAAACATCATCTCATCGGCATTCTGCCAGTACCACATCTTGATGAACAAGCTTCTTGACATTAAACAGTTGGCAGAGGTGAAAAATAACCATTGCTAACACAAGGCAATTTTCATCcaatttggtttttcttttttaaaaacagacttgTACTAGAAACAAACAAGAAACAGAAACAAGGAACATCTGGCTATAATCATGTCAAAATAGTCTGATTTTTGTCGTTAAAAAAATACTGACATGAAACTGCAGTCATATAATTGTTAAAACCTTGTTTCAGAGGTGCCCCGTTTTAGATTGTTACTCAAAAACTCATCATGTTCAAAGCTCAAATTGTTATGAGATCTGGAAATCATAAGAAGCTTTTCTTTATTAGTAAAGTCCTTCCTGACTGTGGCCGATGGCACAAGGAGCCTGTCCATCGGGTCTTCTTTGTTTTCTAGTTTCATATAACCTTTACTGTTGCTACGGTCCAGTCTTGGCCAACTTGGATGTTTCCTTTGTTCAACTTGTACAGTGAGAGTGGAAGGGCCCCGATCTAAATCTAGGGATTTTGAATGTGCAGACAAAAGATGCAAAGAGGTGTTCGACCCAAACTGTTTTCTGGCTGCACCAGGTGACAAAAGCTTTCCAGCACTGGGTCCAAGAGTCATAGATGATTTGAAATGATTTAATGTAGAATCTCCATATAAAGTGTTTCTTGGTATCAATCCACCAGTGGGTTTGTAGCTGTCATTGGCATCAGTTAATGGGACAGCTAAAGAGTCCATGGACAAATTTTTAGGTCTGCCTCTAGAGCTTGCAGAATCCTCTGTAATGTTGTCTATACTTGGCTCATCAATAACACAGTTATTTAGTTTAATTACAGGTAATGTGAAAGCATTAATGGAGGATGAGAcgatggattttgtttcacatttTAGAGAACTGCTACTTCTGTCATCCTTTGCTTTCCCAGAGTGAGGGTAAAGGCCAAAGACTGAACTGGAGCGCTCAATCAGCAAAGGTGGCAAAAGACTGGTGGTATTTTTGCTATCGCTCACAGAAATGTCATCCTCTTCAACATTGCATTCCACTTGGAAGTTGCTTGCAAAGCCTGAGAAGGGTGCAATTGTATTTGCAGTCAGCCGCGATGCACAAGAGCTTCCATTGTGCTTGACTTCATTATCTCCCACTAAGCCAGCGTAGGCACCATTCAGTAGCTTTTGTTCATTGATCCTCAGGGTATGTACATCAATGACAGTGGAATAGATGTCTCTCATGTGTATGATCTTTGTCTCTTTGTCACGGTTTTCATGGAGCATCGCATTTGCACAAATAAAGATAAAGATTCCAATGCCCATCGTGAAAGGTcccaacattttcattttatcAGAATGTAAATGCTGTTCAAGGAAACGAATTATAATGCCACTTTCTTTTCCTATGCCTTGAGTCTCATTGAGTGACAAAATGTCTTCAGACTCTGCATAAAGATCCTTGTGGGGCCAGTATCCAAGAATGGCCATACCAATACCCAGGAATGAAACAAGCACTCCCAGAACAAGGAAAAATCCTGATGGGGAATAAAGTCGAATTTTGCCTCGAaccacaacaacatctgcccgAGGTCGGCGCTTGACTGGCTTCTGCTCTTCATTAGCTGGTGATGTTGTGAGATTTAGATGCTGCTGGGATCTAGCAGAGTCTTGCCGCTTCAATGCAGCCAGTCCTGTTATGACTCCCCCAGTTGCAATCATAATTTCTCACTTCCACCTAGATTTGTAAACAAGACAGaacaaaattataataaatacatactATGAAacatcagtattacttttttttaaaaaattgtaatttaagagcAACTGCATGCACTTGATGCCCATTAAATTGTTACTTCTAATGAGAGTAAACTCAATTTGTCCAGTCAACATTTCTGTGACTGTTGAATTTATCTAAATATATTTGTAGCCTGTCTCTTATTTGCTCATTTATTCATTTAACATATTTATAAAGCTCTTAAATTTCCCAAGAATCCAAAACAGTGTTGAAAAATGACATaccagttaaaacacaataaaacagaaatgatgGCAGGCTGACTTCCCTTCATGGAACCGCATGAAAGGGAAAGCTGTGACGATGGTAATCACTAGCTCAGAATCAAGTTTCAACTGATGACAATATACATATCAACCTCACTGTGCTTGTACAAACCACAGAAGTCAAATACAAGCAAAGCTCCTCACAATATGCAAGAACCAAGAAGTATGAATCCTATGAATTAGTATCATTTGATCTGCATCCTTTGATATTGCAATTATTCAAAGGTAATGTGAAGTCAGTTCTTTCTTCATTGCTTACCAGGCCATAAGAACTGAACAACATGATCCCAAAACCCTGGTATACTATTTTACACAAGAATTTCCTCCAAACGTGTGAAGGAGGAAATGGGATATCCAAATTCAGTAATGGCATCTCAAACTATGACTCCGTAACTATGGATTCAACAGCTGCACCCTAAACTATAATTCAGTAACTCTAGATTCAGGAACTGCACCCCAAATTATGATTCAGTCACTGCATCCAAACCAGGTCCTATACATCAGTTGTCATATCGTAAACCCAGTGCCCCTCTATAACATATGTTTCTGTAGAAAGACGGCATTGTTTTATCTAGAAATGTATGTATTCTGATTCATAAGTGTTCATGCCAGATCTCTCTGACTTATCCATAATTTTATTGATgagatgtctgtctgtctgtctgtctgtctgactgggggtgggtgggtgggggaatCAGTCTGTAGTAATTTGATGAATCAATTTTACAGCTATCAACTCTATCAGGTGCTGTATTGTGCACATGTCTATTTTTAAGAAATGTCAGAAAACTCTGTGAAGTGCCTATTCTTCCCATCACCAGTGATGTTATCGTTGATAACTTTATTATGATTTAAAAACTGACTTATGATGGAAGGAAATGTGTCTATATTTATACCAGTTTGTCATTTCTTTGCTTTTCGCCTATAAAAAAGTTTAATATGGAAAAATCATAAACAGAAAAACAGGAGATTTTTTTCTACATGAACAAAATAGATATTTGCAGGCAATAACTAATAACTAAGTGTAAACTAAGATCTGACTTAGAACTTTGCAGCCCTCATTTAAGTAGATAAGAGATATGGATGGCCATCTAGACATATACTGTACACATTCATACATACATGGACACATACAGGTTTGAGATGGCAACTTAGATTTACATGTGTTATACCTATAGCATCTTGCTTCACACACAGTTGCACTTGCTGGAGCAAAATATTTGACTGTTCTGTTGACTTGCTGTAATTTTTGTTTGATTTCTAAacaattattacagtagagtctcacttatccaacattctcttatccaatgttctggattatccaacacagtcggccttttagtagtcaatgcttttatagtcaacgttttcaatacattgtgatgttttggtgctgaatttgtaaaaacagtaattactacataacattgctgtgtattgcactgctttttctgccaaatttgatgttaaacatgatgttttggtgcttaatttgtaaattcataacctaat
Encoded here:
- the tmem200a gene encoding transmembrane protein 200A translates to MIATGGVITGLAALKRQDSARSQQHLNLTTSPANEEQKPVKRRPRADVVVVRGKIRLYSPSGFFLVLGVLVSFLGIGMAILGYWPHKDLYAESEDILSLNETQGIGKESGIIIRFLEQHLHSDKMKMLGPFTMGIGIFIFICANAMLHENRDKETKIIHMRDIYSTVIDVHTLRINEQKLLNGAYAGLVGDNEVKHNGSSCASRLTANTIAPFSGFASNFQVECNVEEDDISVSDSKNTTSLLPPLLIERSSSVFGLYPHSGKAKDDRSSSSLKCETKSIVSSSINAFTLPVIKLNNCVIDEPSIDNITEDSASSRGRPKNLSMDSLAVPLTDANDSYKPTGGLIPRNTLYGDSTLNHFKSSMTLGPSAGKLLSPGAARKQFGSNTSLHLLSAHSKSLDLDRGPSTLTVQVEQRKHPSWPRLDRSNSKGYMKLENKEDPMDRLLVPSATVRKDFTNKEKLLMISRSHNNLSFEHDEFLSNNLKRGTSETRF